One region of Niallia sp. Man26 genomic DNA includes:
- a CDS encoding F0F1 ATP synthase subunit epsilon, which yields MKTIKVHVVTPDGPVHDSDVETVIAKAESGELGIMAGHVPMVAPLKIGVIHLKNGKTSEYLAVNGGILEVRPDKVTVLAQSAETAEDIDYDRALRAKERAEQRLHAQSSEHIDFKRAELALKRAMNRISIIEKRY from the coding sequence ATGAAGACGATTAAAGTCCATGTAGTAACTCCTGATGGCCCGGTGCATGATTCAGACGTTGAGACGGTTATCGCAAAAGCAGAAAGCGGAGAACTTGGAATAATGGCAGGCCATGTTCCAATGGTTGCTCCCCTTAAAATAGGTGTCATACACTTGAAAAATGGAAAGACTTCTGAGTATTTGGCAGTCAATGGCGGAATCTTAGAGGTTCGGCCAGATAAAGTAACGGTGCTTGCTCAATCTGCGGAAACTGCGGAAGATATCGATTATGATCGTGCTTTACGAGCTAAGGAGCGTGCAGAGCAAAGATTGCATGCGCAGAGTAGTGAACATATAGATTTTAAACGCGCAGAGCTTGCTCTCAAACGTGCAATGAACCGTATTTCTATAATCGAAAAAAGATATTAA
- the atpD gene encoding F0F1 ATP synthase subunit beta, producing the protein MSLGQVLQVMGPVVDVKFDGGHLPDINNALKVVRISGENASDNAEVTLEVALHLGDNTVRTIAMSSTDGITRGTQVTDTGKSISVPVGDVTLGRVFNVLGETIDLDPEISADARRDSIHREAPKFEQLSTQVEILETGIKVVDLLAPYIKGGKIGLFGGAGVGKTVLIQELINNIAQEHGGISVFAGVGERTREGNDLYHEMTDSGVIKKTAMVFGQMNEPPGARMRVALTGLTMAEYFRDEQGQDVLFFIDNIFRFTQAGSEVSALLGRMPSAVGYQPTLATEMGKLQERITSTNVGSVTSIQAIYVPADDYTDPAPATTFAHLDATTNLERKLTEMGIYPAVDPLASTSRALSPEIVGEEHYNVARQVQSTLQRYRELQDIISILGMDELNDEDKMVVHRARRIQFFLSQNFHVAEQFTGQKGSYVPVKETVKGFKDILDGKYDHLPEDAFRLVGRIEEAIENAKKMGVEV; encoded by the coding sequence ATGAGCTTAGGACAAGTTCTTCAGGTAATGGGTCCTGTAGTCGACGTTAAGTTCGATGGTGGCCATTTGCCTGATATAAATAATGCTTTGAAAGTGGTTCGTATTTCAGGAGAAAATGCTTCTGACAACGCTGAAGTAACCCTTGAAGTTGCCCTGCATTTAGGTGACAATACGGTCCGTACAATCGCGATGTCTTCTACTGATGGAATCACTAGAGGAACTCAAGTAACAGATACAGGTAAGTCTATTTCTGTACCAGTTGGTGATGTTACTTTAGGACGTGTATTTAACGTATTGGGAGAAACAATCGACCTTGATCCAGAAATTTCAGCTGATGCTAGAAGAGACTCTATTCATAGAGAAGCTCCGAAGTTCGAGCAGCTTTCTACACAAGTTGAAATACTAGAAACAGGTATTAAAGTAGTAGACTTGCTTGCACCTTATATTAAAGGTGGAAAGATCGGTCTATTCGGAGGAGCAGGTGTTGGTAAAACGGTTCTTATCCAAGAACTTATCAACAACATCGCTCAAGAGCACGGCGGTATTTCTGTATTTGCCGGTGTTGGAGAGCGTACGCGTGAAGGAAATGACCTATACCACGAAATGACAGATTCCGGCGTTATTAAGAAAACAGCAATGGTATTCGGACAAATGAACGAGCCGCCAGGTGCTCGTATGCGTGTTGCCTTGACTGGTTTGACAATGGCTGAATATTTCCGTGATGAGCAAGGACAAGACGTTCTGTTCTTCATCGATAACATCTTCCGTTTCACACAAGCAGGTTCTGAAGTTTCTGCCTTGCTTGGACGTATGCCTTCAGCAGTAGGTTACCAGCCGACTCTAGCAACAGAAATGGGTAAATTACAAGAGCGTATCACTTCTACAAACGTAGGATCAGTAACATCTATCCAAGCGATTTATGTACCAGCAGATGACTACACAGACCCAGCGCCTGCAACAACATTTGCTCACTTGGATGCAACAACAAACCTTGAGCGTAAATTGACAGAGATGGGTATTTACCCAGCGGTGGATCCATTGGCATCTACATCACGCGCTTTGTCGCCTGAAATCGTAGGAGAAGAGCACTACAATGTTGCTCGTCAAGTACAATCAACTTTACAGCGCTACAGAGAGCTTCAAGATATCATCAGCATCCTTGGTATGGATGAGTTGAATGATGAAGATAAAATGGTCGTACATCGCGCAAGAAGAATTCAATTCTTCCTGTCACAAAACTTCCACGTAGCAGAACAGTTCACAGGACAGAAGGGTTCTTATGTTCCTGTTAAAGAAACTGTTAAAGGCTTCAAGGATATCCTTGATGGTAAATACGATCACCTTCCAGAAGATGCATTCCGCCTAGTCGGAAGAATCGAAGAAGCAATCGAAAATGCTAAAAAAATGGGTGTTGAAGTATAA
- the atpG gene encoding ATP synthase F1 subunit gamma, with protein sequence MASLRDIKSRINSTKKTSQITKAMQMVSAAKMNKAEANAKSFVPYMEKIEEVTQSVAAGSKGSSHPMLVARPVKKTGYIIITSDRGLAGAYNSNVLRKLNQIVQAKHQSKDEYAVIAIGKVGRDFLVKQGTNVILDIVGIADQPDFLDIKDITNKSVGMFSDGTFDEVHIIYSHYVSAIQQDVMEKKILPLTDIGNNSAALTSYEFEPSAEEILDVLLPQYAESLIYGALLDSKASEHSARMTAMKNSTDNAKEIINDLSLVYNRARQAAITQEITEIVGGAAALE encoded by the coding sequence TTGGCATCATTACGCGATATAAAGTCACGTATTAATTCAACGAAAAAGACAAGCCAAATCACAAAAGCGATGCAAATGGTATCTGCTGCTAAGATGAATAAAGCAGAAGCAAATGCAAAGTCTTTTGTTCCATATATGGAAAAGATAGAAGAAGTGACACAGTCAGTAGCGGCAGGGAGCAAAGGCAGCTCCCACCCAATGCTGGTTGCCCGTCCGGTTAAAAAGACAGGTTATATTATTATCACATCAGACCGCGGACTTGCGGGTGCATATAACAGTAATGTTTTAAGAAAGCTGAACCAGATTGTACAAGCTAAGCATCAATCAAAAGATGAGTATGCAGTTATTGCAATCGGTAAAGTCGGCAGAGATTTCCTTGTGAAGCAAGGGACAAATGTCATTTTGGACATTGTCGGAATTGCGGACCAGCCGGACTTCTTGGACATTAAGGATATTACGAACAAGTCTGTCGGCATGTTTAGTGATGGAACATTTGATGAAGTACACATCATTTACAGCCATTATGTGAGTGCAATCCAGCAGGATGTAATGGAGAAGAAAATTCTCCCTCTTACAGATATCGGGAATAACTCTGCTGCACTTACTTCCTATGAATTTGAGCCTTCTGCAGAAGAGATTTTGGATGTATTGCTGCCGCAATATGCAGAAAGCCTAATTTACGGTGCATTGCTTGACAGTAAAGCGAGTGAACACTCTGCTAGGATGACAGCAATGAAGAACTCTACTGATAATGCGAAAGAAATTATCAATGATTTGAGTCTAGTTTATAACCGAGCTCGCCAGGCTGCTATTACGCAAGAGATTACGGAAATCGTCGGCGGTGCAGCTGCGCTGGAATAG
- the atpA gene encoding F0F1 ATP synthase subunit alpha, translated as MSIKAEEISALIKRQIENYQSEVQVSEVGTVISIGDGIARVHGLDNCMAGELVEFSNGVMGLAQNLEESNVGIIILGPYTDIREGDEVRRTGRIMEVPVGEELIGRVVNSLGQPVDGMGPINSSKTRPIEFLAPGVMDRKSVSEPLQTGIKAIDALVPIGRGQRELIIGDRQTGKTSVAIDTILNQKDQDMICIYVAIGQKESTVRNAVETLRKHGALDYSIVVTASASQPAPLLYLAPYAGVAMGEEFMYNGKHVLIVYDDLSKQASAYRELSLLLRRPPGREAYPGDVFYLHSRLLERAAKLSDAKGGGSITALPFIETQAGDVSAYIPTNVISITDGQIFLQSDLFFSGVRPAINAGLSVSRVGGSAQIKAMKKVAGTLRLDLASFRELESFAQFGSDLDKATQDKLNRGARTVEVLKQDLNKPLKVEKQVAILYALTRGFLDDIPVHDIRRFEDELLNWMDHNRKELLDHIVSTKELPSDDDMAAAINDFKKTFAATE; from the coding sequence ATGAGCATCAAAGCGGAAGAAATCAGTGCTCTTATAAAAAGGCAAATTGAAAATTACCAATCAGAAGTTCAAGTGAGTGAAGTAGGTACGGTTATCAGTATTGGTGATGGAATCGCTCGCGTTCATGGATTGGACAACTGTATGGCAGGGGAACTTGTTGAGTTCTCTAACGGAGTTATGGGTCTTGCCCAAAACTTAGAAGAAAGCAATGTCGGGATCATCATCCTTGGTCCTTACACAGACATTCGCGAAGGTGACGAAGTGCGTCGTACAGGCAGAATCATGGAAGTACCTGTAGGCGAAGAATTGATTGGACGTGTTGTTAACTCATTAGGTCAGCCTGTGGATGGAATGGGTCCGATTAACTCAAGCAAAACTAGACCGATTGAGTTCTTGGCACCTGGTGTTATGGACCGTAAATCAGTTAGCGAGCCGCTTCAAACAGGTATCAAGGCAATTGATGCACTTGTGCCAATCGGCCGCGGACAGCGTGAGCTTATCATCGGTGACCGCCAAACAGGTAAAACATCTGTAGCAATCGATACAATTCTTAACCAAAAAGACCAAGATATGATCTGTATCTATGTAGCAATCGGACAAAAGGAATCTACTGTTCGTAATGCGGTTGAAACACTTCGCAAACACGGTGCATTGGATTATTCCATCGTCGTGACTGCATCTGCTTCCCAGCCGGCTCCATTGCTTTACCTAGCTCCATATGCAGGTGTAGCTATGGGTGAGGAATTCATGTATAACGGCAAGCACGTTTTAATCGTATATGATGATCTTTCTAAACAAGCATCAGCATACCGTGAATTATCCTTGCTGCTTCGTCGTCCTCCAGGCCGTGAAGCATATCCAGGGGATGTATTCTACTTGCATTCTCGTTTACTTGAGCGTGCAGCGAAGCTGAGCGACGCTAAAGGCGGCGGTTCTATTACTGCATTGCCGTTCATTGAGACACAAGCAGGAGACGTATCTGCATATATTCCAACAAACGTAATCTCTATTACAGATGGTCAAATATTCTTGCAGTCTGACTTGTTCTTCTCAGGAGTACGTCCTGCAATCAACGCAGGGTTGTCTGTTTCCCGTGTAGGTGGTTCTGCACAAATTAAAGCGATGAAAAAAGTTGCAGGTACGCTTCGTCTTGACTTAGCGTCATTCCGTGAGCTTGAGTCATTCGCACAGTTTGGATCAGACCTTGATAAAGCAACACAAGATAAGTTGAACCGCGGTGCCCGTACAGTTGAGGTACTGAAGCAAGACTTGAACAAACCATTAAAAGTAGAAAAGCAAGTAGCGATCCTTTATGCATTGACGCGCGGATTCCTTGATGATATTCCAGTACATGATATCAGAAGATTTGAAGATGAGTTATTGAACTGGATGGATCATAACCGTAAAGAATTGCTGGATCACATTGTGTCAACGAAAGAGCTTCCTTCTGACGACGATATGGCAGCTGCGATTAACGACTTCAAAAAGACGTTCGCTGCAACTGAGTAA
- a CDS encoding F0F1 ATP synthase subunit delta produces the protein MMDTGVSKRYALALFQIAKENGNVEQLEEEMRVVKAVVANSPDLQQVFKSPNISLEQKKEIVKNAFSSASVHVQNMLMLLMDRHREDYIVSICNYFLEFVNDAKGIAEAKVYSVRQLTDSEKSAISAAFAAKVGKLSLNIENIVDSNLLGGIKVRIGNKIFDGSLQGKLARLQRTLLG, from the coding sequence ATGATGGATACAGGAGTATCAAAGCGCTATGCTTTAGCCCTTTTCCAAATCGCGAAAGAAAATGGCAATGTGGAACAGTTGGAAGAGGAAATGCGTGTTGTAAAAGCAGTTGTGGCCAACTCACCGGATTTGCAGCAAGTTTTCAAGTCTCCTAATATCTCATTGGAGCAAAAGAAAGAGATAGTAAAAAATGCGTTCAGTTCAGCAAGTGTTCATGTGCAAAACATGTTGATGCTTTTAATGGACAGACATCGCGAAGATTATATCGTCAGCATCTGTAATTACTTTTTGGAATTTGTTAATGATGCAAAAGGAATTGCAGAAGCGAAAGTCTACTCTGTAAGACAACTTACAGATAGTGAAAAATCGGCTATCTCTGCGGCATTTGCTGCCAAAGTAGGGAAACTGTCGCTAAATATTGAAAATATTGTTGATTCCAACCTTTTGGGCGGAATTAAAGTTCGCATAGGTAACAAAATATTCGACGGCAGCTTACAAGGCAAGCTTGCACGTCTGCAACGTACATTATTAGGATAA
- a CDS encoding F0F1 ATP synthase subunit B codes for MLLNSFVLGAAGAASHGINGGTAIFQLVIFLILLALLKKFAWGPIMGIMKQREEFVANEINSAEKNRIESSKLLEEQRALLKEARTEAKELIDNAKAQGELQRETIIADARKDAERLKNSALLEIEQQKEKAVVAIREQVSSLSVLIASKVIEKELSEQDQEKLINDYIQEVGEKR; via the coding sequence GTGTTATTAAATAGCTTCGTATTAGGAGCTGCTGGAGCAGCTTCTCACGGTATAAATGGTGGAACAGCCATATTTCAATTAGTAATCTTTTTAATTCTTCTTGCGCTATTGAAGAAATTCGCATGGGGACCGATTATGGGAATCATGAAGCAAAGGGAAGAATTTGTAGCAAATGAAATAAACAGTGCGGAGAAAAACCGCATCGAGTCTTCTAAGCTTCTAGAAGAACAGCGGGCATTGCTGAAAGAGGCGCGCACTGAGGCAAAAGAATTGATCGACAATGCAAAGGCTCAAGGTGAGCTGCAAAGAGAAACAATCATTGCTGATGCAAGAAAAGATGCGGAAAGACTAAAGAATTCAGCATTGCTTGAAATTGAACAACAGAAGGAAAAGGCAGTTGTTGCAATTCGCGAGCAAGTTAGTTCCCTATCTGTATTAATCGCTTCTAAAGTAATCGAAAAAGAGCTGAGTGAACAGGATCAGGAGAAACTGATTAATGATTACATACAAGAGGTAGGCGAAAAACGATGA
- the atpE gene encoding F0F1 ATP synthase subunit C — MNLLAAAIAIGLSALGASIGNGLIVGRTVEGIARQPEARGFLQTTMFIGVALVEALPIIGVVIAFMVLNR, encoded by the coding sequence ATGAATCTTTTAGCAGCAGCAATCGCAATTGGTTTATCAGCATTAGGAGCAAGTATTGGTAACGGTTTGATCGTAGGACGTACAGTTGAAGGGATTGCACGCCAACCAGAAGCACGCGGTTTCCTACAAACAACAATGTTCATCGGGGTAGCATTAGTTGAGGCATTGCCGATTATCGGAGTTGTAATTGCATTCATGGTACTTAACCGTTAA
- the atpB gene encoding F0F1 ATP synthase subunit A, translated as MDHKEKVFYLFGSEYLRVDLSSVLMIAITSLIVFIIAVAATRRLALKPTGMQNMIEWVMDFVKNIIKSNMDWKDGGKFHMLGMTIIFYVLISNLLGLPFSIVVDGVLWWKSPTADPIITLTLASMIIALTHYYGVKQKGVKGYFKGYVQPMKFLLPLKIIEEFSNTLTLGLRLYGNIYAGELLLSLLVGSLAWTGWAGFIAAIPLTMAWQGFSIFIGFIQAYIFTMLTFVYMSHKVSDEH; from the coding sequence TTGGATCACAAAGAGAAAGTGTTTTACCTTTTCGGTTCGGAATACTTGAGAGTAGATTTATCCAGTGTCTTGATGATAGCCATAACAAGTTTGATCGTATTTATTATCGCTGTTGCTGCAACGCGCCGACTGGCCCTCAAGCCTACAGGGATGCAGAACATGATCGAATGGGTAATGGACTTCGTGAAAAACATCATCAAAAGCAACATGGATTGGAAAGATGGAGGGAAGTTCCACATGTTAGGGATGACAATCATCTTTTACGTGTTAATTTCCAACCTGCTTGGTTTGCCGTTTTCTATAGTGGTTGACGGTGTTCTTTGGTGGAAATCACCAACAGCCGATCCGATTATCACATTGACATTAGCTTCTATGATCATTGCATTGACACATTATTATGGTGTTAAGCAAAAAGGAGTTAAAGGGTATTTCAAAGGCTATGTTCAGCCGATGAAGTTCTTGCTTCCTTTAAAGATAATCGAAGAGTTTTCCAATACTTTGACGCTTGGTTTGCGTCTGTACGGAAATATTTATGCCGGGGAACTGCTATTGTCCCTATTAGTAGGTTCATTAGCGTGGACAGGATGGGCAGGCTTTATTGCTGCAATTCCTTTAACAATGGCATGGCAAGGTTTTTCTATCTTCATAGGGTTTATACAAGCCTATATCTTTACAATGTTAACTTTTGTTTACATGTCTCATAAAGTAAGTGACGAGCATTAA
- a CDS encoding ATP synthase subunit I: MFEIKQMLTKQLKYISILLSLYLIGWVATPYKPVFMGLLIGTALSLYNIWLLVRRMARFSRNIDEGKKTQSLGMLQRMAAAVLGVALAMEFPEQIHLISVVIGLMTAYIVIMIDYLFSTIFKNSIRKER; encoded by the coding sequence ATGTTTGAAATAAAGCAGATGCTTACAAAACAACTTAAGTACATATCTATACTGCTTTCACTTTACCTTATCGGGTGGGTTGCAACCCCTTATAAGCCTGTTTTTATGGGTCTGTTAATTGGGACAGCCTTAAGCCTTTATAATATTTGGCTTTTAGTGAGAAGGATGGCAAGATTCAGCAGAAACATAGATGAAGGAAAAAAAACGCAATCATTAGGAATGCTGCAAAGAATGGCGGCTGCGGTCCTTGGGGTTGCATTAGCCATGGAATTTCCTGAGCAGATACACCTTATCAGCGTTGTTATTGGATTAATGACGGCTTACATAGTCATTATGATAGATTACTTATTTAGTACTATTTTTAAAAATAGTATTAGAAAAGAGAGGTGA
- a CDS encoding S8 family serine peptidase → MKKLILLLSLIILPCSNHIIAAALELPDLPIESKQEKKVAIIKLKGGCSQAKVNELMTKLKSGEKRTVFCEIFSGFSVRATVDDLHKLADNHDVELVSQVKTYTAESERPAEIIGADWIRGALKESSALTGKGIKVGVIDTGIDYNHPDLKKSFKRGWDFVDRDKDPMETVGNGLRNTLHGTHVAGIIAAKGKHQGVAPNAEIYAYRALGPGGAGTTEQILSAIEKAVKDKVDVLNLSLGSEVNGPDLPISIALNKAVEKGIVAVAAAGNAGPSDWTVGSPGTAAKAISVGATTPNMKIPYIEVDGARIILNKMDKSKQWSFTNSLEIAQGGLGRKKELNNVKGKVVLLKRGELTFGEKAENAYKAGAKAVLIMNDMDGPLLGSLEKDIPIPVAGVTKQEGSILLEKLGKNKLYAKINSYWEKDILAEFSSRGPVTSTWDIKPDVVAPGVVINSTVPGGYLALQGTSMAAPHVAGAAALLLEAHPDWSPEDVKAALMNTALPLRNRNGELYKVYEQGAGRIQVDKAVRAEVLVLPGSMRFGKFKLADHLHEHTSYLTIVNKGSEPQWVTFKQPAKQRGMTWQLPLSFTLAPGSTKKVPIRMMIDNKLFKNKLQNGALEVNAGRNSITIPYLYVLEEPEYPRLMGFNMVEENNGSFSYEAYLPTGAEEFGIAAFDKESLKFVKFLDWKKEVKRGQLKGNIKKDSLPDSGIYEIIAFAKKAGKEDAVSGQLTVVGNKVNYSEKR, encoded by the coding sequence ATGAAGAAACTAATCCTGCTGCTATCGCTTATAATCCTCCCTTGTTCTAATCATATTATTGCAGCTGCGCTCGAGCTCCCTGATCTACCAATAGAAAGCAAACAGGAAAAAAAGGTAGCCATTATAAAGCTAAAAGGCGGATGTTCTCAGGCGAAAGTGAACGAGCTAATGACGAAACTGAAAAGTGGCGAAAAGAGAACCGTATTTTGTGAAATTTTTTCAGGATTTTCCGTGCGCGCTACGGTAGATGATTTGCATAAGCTTGCTGACAATCATGATGTGGAGCTTGTATCACAAGTTAAAACATATACTGCAGAAAGTGAACGGCCTGCTGAGATAATTGGTGCTGATTGGATAAGAGGGGCATTAAAGGAGAGCTCTGCCTTGACTGGAAAGGGAATAAAGGTAGGAGTGATTGATACAGGCATTGATTATAATCATCCTGACTTAAAGAAAAGCTTTAAAAGAGGCTGGGATTTTGTTGATCGTGATAAGGACCCGATGGAAACAGTCGGAAACGGGTTAAGAAATACTTTGCATGGTACACATGTCGCTGGAATTATTGCCGCAAAGGGCAAGCATCAAGGAGTTGCTCCAAATGCAGAAATTTATGCGTACCGTGCGCTTGGTCCTGGAGGAGCAGGAACAACAGAGCAAATATTAAGTGCGATTGAAAAAGCGGTAAAGGATAAGGTCGATGTGCTTAACCTCTCACTTGGCAGTGAAGTGAACGGGCCGGATTTGCCGATAAGTATTGCCTTAAATAAGGCAGTTGAGAAAGGGATTGTGGCTGTTGCAGCAGCAGGGAATGCAGGGCCATCCGATTGGACAGTAGGTTCTCCGGGCACAGCTGCTAAGGCTATATCAGTTGGAGCAACAACACCTAATATGAAAATTCCTTATATAGAGGTAGACGGAGCAAGGATTATCTTAAATAAGATGGATAAAAGTAAGCAATGGAGCTTTACAAATAGTTTAGAAATAGCACAAGGGGGGCTTGGCCGCAAGAAGGAGTTAAATAACGTAAAAGGAAAGGTAGTGCTCCTGAAGCGGGGGGAGCTAACGTTTGGGGAAAAAGCTGAAAATGCGTATAAGGCAGGAGCGAAGGCTGTTCTTATTATGAATGATATGGATGGTCCTCTGCTTGGAAGCTTGGAAAAAGATATACCAATTCCAGTTGCAGGCGTAACGAAACAGGAAGGCAGTATTCTCCTTGAGAAGCTTGGCAAAAATAAGTTATATGCAAAAATCAACAGTTATTGGGAAAAAGATATTCTGGCAGAGTTCAGCTCAAGAGGACCTGTCACAAGCACATGGGATATAAAGCCAGATGTTGTTGCTCCTGGGGTAGTGATTAACAGCACAGTGCCTGGAGGCTATCTGGCGCTTCAAGGCACGAGCATGGCAGCTCCTCATGTAGCCGGTGCTGCTGCTCTTCTGCTAGAAGCTCATCCTGATTGGAGTCCGGAAGATGTGAAGGCAGCTTTAATGAATACAGCACTGCCGCTTCGCAACAGAAACGGGGAACTTTACAAGGTGTATGAGCAAGGTGCTGGCAGAATCCAAGTGGATAAAGCTGTACGAGCAGAGGTGCTTGTTTTGCCGGGCAGCATGAGATTCGGGAAATTTAAGCTTGCAGACCATCTACATGAACATACTTCCTATTTAACAATAGTCAACAAAGGAAGTGAACCTCAATGGGTAACATTTAAACAGCCTGCTAAGCAAAGAGGCATGACATGGCAGTTGCCGTTGTCCTTTACATTAGCTCCCGGCAGTACCAAAAAAGTGCCGATCCGAATGATGATAGACAATAAATTATTTAAAAACAAGCTGCAGAATGGAGCGCTTGAAGTAAATGCAGGTAGGAATTCCATAACGATACCATATTTGTATGTACTTGAAGAACCGGAATATCCTCGTTTAATGGGCTTTAATATGGTAGAGGAGAATAATGGGAGCTTCAGTTATGAAGCCTATTTACCGACAGGTGCCGAAGAGTTTGGCATAGCTGCATTCGATAAGGAGTCCTTAAAGTTTGTGAAATTTCTTGATTGGAAAAAAGAGGTAAAACGAGGTCAGTTAAAGGGGAATATTAAGAAAGATTCTCTGCCAGACAGTGGTATATATGAAATTATTGCGTTTGCCAAAAAAGCAGGCAAAGAAGATGCTGTCAGCGGACAATTAACGGTTGTAGGTAACAAAGTTAATTATAGTGAAAAACGTTAA